In the Candidatus Limnocylindrales bacterium genome, one interval contains:
- a CDS encoding trypsin-like serine protease, whose amino-acid sequence MTHSQRARAFLVAAAMAFGLICGAGAARAESVTGPSPRIINGLPTQSFPTTGALLHSGAGAITSSNASMICSGTLIGCRTFLVAAHCVVDDTTASHYWVYLQHSGLETVSSVTYNPSYNPDFSGRDVAVLKLIDPVTGIDPTTINTTHDLDALGTGLDGTIAGFGNTGGGHYGVKYYGDMVTADCVTSQTGGESNDKLVCWDYASPIGPAGTDADTCDGDSGGPLFMDFSGATELVGVTSAGSSATCMPTDHSWDASVYYNRTWIDTQIGADSTDTCGGLPPVGDAAVTVNEFSGTLSSGNLDDSYTFAVTGAPSVLRVTLNSDDGRVNPDLFVRNGTGATATLFDCKSDGAMAYGACEFANPGAGTWSIFVRRTSGSGVYQVTATAFGDPAICGNNIAESGEECDGSDLGSCVTGPCSACSCPAPVCGNNLVESGEECDGSNLGSCVTGPCTACACPAPVCGNDLVESGEDCDGTSDAACPGDCSGCSCPNTCVTGDLYGLSIASDDRRFLYKADLFDPAGNYADLDPRDDVFSLSVTDGVGTVVVSIPANDPGWIKADPVSGRYGWKGDGSLGGLRRVKLSYKQPPSGAYWLISVRGKEVPNGSSIDVFSVLDFDLEFDGSCQLQQW is encoded by the coding sequence GCTGCGCGCGCGGAATCTGTCACGGGTCCCAGCCCCCGGATCATCAATGGCCTTCCGACGCAGAGCTTCCCGACCACGGGCGCGCTGCTCCACAGCGGTGCCGGCGCGATCACGAGCTCGAACGCATCGATGATCTGCAGCGGTACGCTCATCGGCTGCAGGACGTTTCTCGTCGCCGCCCACTGCGTGGTCGACGATACGACGGCGTCGCATTACTGGGTCTACCTCCAGCACAGCGGCCTCGAGACCGTTTCCTCGGTCACGTACAATCCTTCGTACAATCCGGATTTCTCCGGCCGCGACGTGGCGGTCCTCAAGCTCATCGATCCCGTGACCGGCATCGATCCGACGACGATCAATACTACGCACGACCTCGACGCGCTCGGCACCGGACTCGACGGCACGATTGCCGGTTTCGGCAACACCGGCGGCGGCCACTACGGCGTCAAGTATTACGGCGACATGGTCACCGCCGATTGCGTCACCTCGCAGACCGGCGGCGAGAGCAACGACAAGCTCGTCTGCTGGGACTACGCGTCGCCCATCGGTCCGGCCGGCACCGACGCGGACACGTGCGACGGCGATTCGGGCGGGCCGTTGTTCATGGACTTCTCGGGGGCGACCGAGCTCGTCGGAGTTACGTCGGCGGGCAGCTCGGCGACGTGCATGCCGACCGACCACAGCTGGGACGCGAGCGTTTACTACAACCGGACGTGGATCGATACGCAGATCGGCGCGGATTCGACCGACACCTGCGGAGGACTTCCTCCGGTCGGCGACGCAGCGGTCACCGTCAATGAATTCAGCGGCACGCTCAGCTCGGGCAACCTCGACGACAGCTACACGTTTGCAGTGACCGGCGCTCCGTCCGTGCTGCGTGTTACGCTCAACTCCGACGACGGGCGCGTGAATCCGGATCTCTTCGTCCGCAACGGGACTGGTGCCACTGCTACGCTGTTCGACTGCAAGTCGGACGGGGCCATGGCGTACGGTGCGTGCGAGTTTGCGAATCCCGGCGCAGGCACATGGTCGATTTTCGTGCGTCGGACCTCGGGCAGCGGCGTCTACCAGGTGACGGCTACGGCATTCGGCGACCCGGCGATCTGCGGAAACAACATCGCCGAGTCCGGCGAAGAGTGCGACGGCAGCGATCTCGGCTCGTGCGTGACCGGTCCGTGCAGCGCGTGCTCGTGCCCGGCGCCCGTGTGCGGCAACAACCTCGTCGAAAGCGGCGAAGAGTGCGACGGCAGCAACCTCGGCAGCTGCGTGACCGGTCCATGCACCGCGTGCGCGTGCCCGGCTCCGGTCTGCGGCAACGACCTCGTCGAGTCCGGCGAAGACTGTGACGGCACCAGCGATGCGGCCTGCCCGGGCGACTGCTCAGGCTGCTCGTGTCCGAACACGTGCGTGACCGGCGATCTTTATGGTTTGTCGATCGCCTCCGATGATCGCCGCTTCCTGTACAAGGCCGACCTGTTCGATCCGGCCGGTAACTATGCGGATCTCGATCCGCGCGACGACGTATTCTCGCTGAGCGTGACCGACGGCGTCGGCACGGTCGTCGTGTCGATTCCAGCGAACGATCCGGGCTGGATCAAAGCCGATCCTGTCAGCGGACGATATGGATGGAAGGGTGACGGCTCGCTCGGCGGCTTGCGACGCGTGAAGCTCTCGTACAAGCAGCCGCCGTCGGGTGCGTACTGGCTGATCTCGGTGCGCGGGAAGGAAGTTCCGAACGGATCGAGCATCGACGTGTTCAGCGTGCTCGATTTCGATCTGGAGTTCGACGGGAGTTGCCAGCTCCAGCAGTGGTAG
- a CDS encoding CPBP family intramembrane glutamic endopeptidase encodes MIGSVSNPLLLDQDLAERCNGSPRWTIARTAIYSGVIVTVSIATQLFAIVLTLGVALAGDPELDMDAWFARPLDTDGLYLSIAAVTSTLVGIPLIGLLAARRESNPWSFLGVTPASFRATMAWCIAIVALQFAARWLAAVLGQPPSEYMTTVYQSSSDGALLALALVAAAPLLEEIFFRGFLLSALESTGIPATAAALASALAWSLMHVQYSPYDVATIFLMGLMLGAARSRTRSVVPCIAMHSLNNALALAALAAQHAPA; translated from the coding sequence ATGATCGGTAGCGTCAGCAATCCACTTCTCCTCGACCAGGACCTCGCGGAGCGTTGCAACGGCAGCCCGCGCTGGACCATCGCACGGACCGCAATCTATTCGGGCGTCATCGTGACCGTCTCCATCGCAACCCAGCTCTTTGCGATCGTGCTCACGCTCGGCGTGGCGCTGGCCGGCGACCCGGAACTCGACATGGACGCCTGGTTCGCGCGTCCACTCGATACCGACGGCCTCTATCTATCGATCGCCGCCGTTACATCCACGCTGGTCGGTATACCGCTGATCGGACTTCTCGCGGCGCGCCGCGAGAGCAACCCATGGAGTTTTCTCGGCGTAACGCCCGCGTCATTCCGCGCGACAATGGCGTGGTGCATCGCGATCGTGGCCCTTCAGTTCGCGGCTCGATGGCTCGCCGCTGTGCTCGGACAGCCTCCGTCCGAATACATGACCACCGTCTACCAGTCGTCCTCCGACGGCGCGCTGCTGGCCTTGGCTCTCGTGGCAGCAGCGCCACTGCTGGAGGAGATCTTCTTTCGCGGGTTTCTGTTGAGTGCCCTCGAATCAACCGGCATTCCGGCGACGGCCGCCGCGCTGGCCTCGGCGCTCGCCTGGTCACTGATGCACGTGCAGTACAGCCCTTATGACGTTGCGACGATCTTCCTCATGGGGCTCATGCTCGGCGCGGCGCGAAGCCGCACGCGGTCGGTCGTGCCATGCATCGCGATGCACTCGTTGAACAATGCGCTCGCACTCGCCGCGCTTGCGGCCCAGCACGCGCCGGCCTGA